The segment TCCCCGGATATTCCCTGGGCCCAGGAGGAGAGGAAGGCAACCCCGTACCTGCTTCGGTTGGGCCTTGCCGTTCCGCCTGGTGCCGGTCGCGTTCTTGCAAACGTTTTTCAACCGCTTCATCCACTAGTTTCTTGATTTCCTCCGGGGTCAAGTTTTCCGCCCAAACCGGCATGGCCGGTAAGCTGATGATGACCAGAGCCCCGAGGATTGACCGCATCTTCATCGGTATCCTCCATCTAAGAATAATGTTGTGGTCTGACTCGGGACTCGACGGTCTCTGGTCTTCAGATCAATGAAACGTACGTAATGCGATGGATAAAAATGTGCCTCCTTTGCTGATAGGATGTTAGGTAGAAGTCGTTCCCCAGCCTTCGATTGAAGAGAAGGGGATGATGACCATGCGCTTACATCGCTTGCACTTCAGTTCCAACCCTTGCCCGCACACTTTGGCGATCAACTGCCCGCATTCACAACGGGTTTCAAGAGCTTGGCAATGTTCCAACGAAGGAGCTTTTGCGATAGCCATGACGCTTCACGAACGGTTATAATGAAATTGAGAACGATTATTAATATCTTAGCCAATAGCTGGGTGTCAAGGAATTATTTCAGTGAGGAGCCTTCCCGGTGTTGTGTAGGAGTCGGCATCATTTCTCGATGAAGGGAAAGCGCGGGATTCTCCACGGAGCGTTGTTGTGGTCCGTGAGCCTGAGCGTGGGAGGCTGTGTGACAGAGTTGCCGTCTCTAGTGGATCCGACCGAGATCGCGACGAGCGTGGTGGTCGGGCGAGTCGTAACCGTCTTGACCGGTGAGACCTCTCGGCGGTATCCACCTGAAGTGCGGTTTTTAGAGCTTGAAGACCGAGTGTCTGGCAAGCGATTTCAGGTGGAAATCAAATCACATGACGAATACTTTGTGATTGATTTGTCGGACGGACAGTATCGGCTCACTCGTGTACAGATCAGCGAAGGCCCGTTCATGTCCATGGCGAACTTGGACATGACCTTTTCCGTAAATGCCAAGGCCATTACCCATGTGGGGACCTGGAGGTTCGGAATCGATTCGCCGCGCTATGGGCGGATGATGGTGGCTTCTGTCGTCGCTGGCCAAGCAGAAGAGTCAGGGGTGCGTGACTTTCTCAGTCACCAGTATCCGACCTTCGATGGGCGCTCCATGGTCGAGGCACTTCCGCAGCCGGCACAAGTGGAAGCGAGGCTCTACGAAGTCATGCCGTATCCTCGGTATCCGAGGTATTTTCGGCGGCACTGGTGGTAAGGACACTGCAGACATGGAGACGCCCCCGTTCCCTGTCACTTCTATAAACGTACTCTGTCTCTTCATCGCCATGATGGCTGGTTGTGTGACACCGCAACATGTGCCGACACCCGTTGTCTCGAAGCGAGCCCAACTCCACATGGGGACTCTCGTGACGGTGACGGCCGTGGCTCACGACAAAAGCGCGAGCGAGCGGGCCGTACAGGCCGCGTTCGACGAAATCAAGCGGCTCGAACAATTACTGAGCACTTGGCGCGCCGACAGCGAGCTGTCACGAGTGAACGCCGAAGCGGGTCGTCAACCGGTGCAGGTGAGTTCGGAAACATTTGCGCTGGTGACTCGGTCATTGGAAATAGCACAGCTCACTCATGGCGGGTTGAATATCGCCTTAGGTCCTGCCGTTGACGCTTGGAGCGTGACTGAAGGGCAGCACATTCCCGACAAAAAGGAATTGCAAAGGCTAAGGCCGCTCGTCGATTGGACTCGTATTCAAGTTAATACAGAGGACCGCACGATTTATCTGCCGTACAAGGGAATGCGCATCGATATTGGTGGAATAGGAAAGGGGTATGCGGCCGATCGGGCGGTAGAGGAGATGAAGCGAGCAGGCGCGACAGGCGGGATCGTCGCTTTATCGGGGGATATCAAGACCTTCGGTGCCCTCCCGGAACGAAGAGGGTTTCCCGTGGGCATCAGGCACCCACGCCAGGAGGGAACGTTGATCGCCGTGATCGATGTGAGAGATGAAGCAATTTCAACGGCCGGCGACTACGAACGGTTCTTTGAACGGGATGGAGTCCGGTATCATCATATCTTGGACCCACACACGTTGCAGCCGGCGCGTGCGTGCCAGAGCGTCACGGTCCTTGCCAAGGAGGGCACGTTAGCCGATGGATTGGATACCGGAATTTTCGTGCTGGGGCCGGAACAGGGAATGGCGTTGGTCGAGCGTCTGCCGCATGTTGAGGCGATCATCATCGATAATGGAGGAAAGATGACCGTATCATCCGGACTGCGCGATCGGTTGCGCCTACCATAAATAGGCGTTCATCTTTTTTTGATAGAGGGAATACGAGGGGAGGTATATCACGATGAAGAGGATCCTCCGACGCTCGCGATCCGTGTCGGCTATTGGGTTGGCCGTGCTGTCCGCTTGTGGACAGATCGAAACCGGATATTTTCAAAGTAAAGTGGATCAAGTGACTCAGGATGTAGTGGCGCGCCGGTACGGCACCCCGCATAGAGTGGACAAGTTGTCCGACGGTCGCTCCGTCTGGACCTACTTTGATCGGGGAAGCGGGACGACCGGATATGGAGGCTATGCTCCGTCATCTCGCTGCTGGGCCTATGTCTTGACGTTCGATCAAACCGAGGTGTTGCGCGATTGGAGGCAGCAGGACTGTACGGCTTCGTCTGCGACTACCGTGCCGCCTTCAGATCATAACTGATCGAGAACTTCACCGGCATTTCCGAGCGCCCCAGCGGACGAGAAAACTTGATAGAAGGGCCGTTTCGTACATCTTCCAAGGCGACCTCGTCGAGCGTTGTATTGCCCGAACTTCCCACGACATGCACATCACTCAGTGATCCGTTCGCGTGGAGCATCGCGGCCAGCGTGACCTTCCCCTGCACGCCGTCGGTCCGTAACGTGACCGGGTAGCGTTTGTTCAGATCCTCGATCCATTTCGTCATGAGCGCGGTGAGCCAGCCGTAATCGGCTTTGGACGACTTGGATTGGTCGGTAGCTCCTGTCGAAGCGTTCGCGGGAGGCGACGAATTGAGCGGGATATCCGTGGCGGCCGGTGATTCAAGTCGATTTATCGAATTGTCAGGTGCGGCCGGATCAGTGAATAGGACGGAGTTGAGTTGCGACGAAGTGAGCGGGGCCGAATCAGACGGTACTGAAGAAAGCAAATCCGGGGAATGAGACTCGGTGAGCGGCTGTACTTGACGATGCTCGGGAGTGAAAGCAGCGATCGGTTCCGGAAGAGATGAAGCGACCTGCGAGGGTATTTTCGGTTGGACCGACCGAAGTGGGGCAGGAGCAAGAGTTGCCGTTCGTGTGGGGGGGCGAACATTCGGTGTAGGTGGAGCGATTGACGCAGGTGATACGGTGGATGTCGACGATGACGAAAGAGGAGCCACCATTGCCACATCCCATTGGAAGGGTTCGCCCTGCGGAGCCAGCTGCATGCGCTGTACGAAAATGACCGCGATAACGGCCACTCCTCCGTGCAGAAGACAGGACAGGAGCCAACTCGCCGCCATGGGGCCTGTCCGCTTGTCGGCAAGTGAGGTGAAATCATTCGTCACAGGCGAATGACCTCCAGGCTGACCTGTTGGAACCCGAGACCCCGGATTTCGTCGACCAACGCCACGAATTTTTCGAGCAAGGTCACTTTGTCGGCTCGTACGACCACGGCCGACTCGCGAGGTTGGGAGCTAAGAGCCGAGGGAAGACCTCCATCGTGGACAGGGATATCATTGAGGAAGAGATTCCCATCGGCGGTCAAGGAAATGACGATGGGGACGTCCTTCCGATCACCCACTTCCTTGGCTTTGGCGAGGTTGACGGGAATTTGCCCGGTACTGATGAAGGTGGCGGTGGTCAAGACAATGACCAACAAGACCAACATCACATCCACGAGCGGGATCACGTTGATCTGATCAATGTTCCGTTCCATGTTGTGCCTTATATTCAGTCAGGATTTCGCTGACCCGACGGCGCAGGACGTTATTCATCACGACGCAGGGGATCGCGACCAACAAACCGATGGCGGTCGCCTTCAACGCCAGGCTCAAGCCGATCATAATGGTGTTCACGGCCATCGTTCCCGACGTTCCCATCGTATGGAATGTCAGCATTATACCAAGAACCGTTCCAAGGAGACCGATATAGGGAGCGTTCGCGGCCACCGTGCCGATAATCACCAGACGTTTGGTGAGAGTCATTTCAAGCAGTTGTGCGTTGGAAAACTGTGAGAGGTTAACTCGTCGGTAAAAGAGCCAGCGCTCGATGGCGATCGCCACAGACCACA is part of the Nitrospira sp. SG-bin1 genome and harbors:
- a CDS encoding TonB-system energizer ExbB, which translates into the protein MDALKDTIDYGVIGLLLVLSVWSVAIAIERWLFYRRVNLSQFSNAQLLEMTLTKRLVIIGTVAANAPYIGLLGTVLGIMLTFHTMGTSGTMAVNTIMIGLSLALKATAIGLLVAIPCVVMNNVLRRRVSEILTEYKAQHGTEH